In Vibrio hippocampi, a single genomic region encodes these proteins:
- a CDS encoding helix-turn-helix transcriptional regulator, translated as MQDQSLSHSNKILRLKDIALLIGLSRSALYDKQNPKSPRFDPTFPSKIQLGARAVGWREKDIIEWINSMRNESTVSAK; from the coding sequence ATGCAAGACCAGTCCTTATCACATTCAAACAAAATCCTTCGCTTGAAAGATATAGCGTTGTTGATTGGCTTGTCGCGCTCAGCTTTATATGACAAGCAAAACCCCAAATCCCCAAGGTTTGATCCAACATTCCCTTCGAAGATCCAGCTAGGCGCAAGAGCCGTAGGTTGGAGAGAAAAGGACATCATAGAGTGGATCAACTCTATGAGGAATGAATCTACTGTTAGCGCCAAATAG
- a CDS encoding IS481 family transposase, translating into MDREIQQRLQWVKMYEECGDAGLVCRRCGISRPTLRKWAKRYKKCGIAGLESQSRRPHSSPVTKVTDELRALILTMREKRNLGARRLQTELIRLHQIHLSTATLHKVLSEASVKPIVTYRRKKDFQRYERPIPGDRVQMDTCKIAPGIYQYTAIDDCSRYRVLRCYSRRTAANTVDFIDCVVEEMPFPIQRIQTDRGREFFAEKVQKKLMIYGIKFRPNKPGSPHLNGKVERSQKTDKSEFYPTIDVSVGLEELDLLLAEWQHYYNWERPHSSLNGLTPIDRITEISDQTPLSEEVSQHYQIEKERFQEQNYKLDLQLRKLKPSL; encoded by the coding sequence ATGGACAGAGAAATCCAACAAAGACTACAGTGGGTAAAAATGTATGAGGAATGTGGTGACGCAGGTCTCGTATGTCGACGCTGTGGTATTTCCAGACCAACATTACGCAAGTGGGCTAAGCGATATAAGAAGTGTGGAATAGCTGGCCTGGAAAGTCAGAGCAGACGACCTCATTCATCTCCAGTTACTAAAGTCACTGATGAGCTAAGAGCATTGATCCTTACGATGCGTGAGAAACGCAATTTAGGGGCGCGGCGTTTACAAACGGAATTAATCCGACTTCACCAAATACACTTAAGCACCGCGACACTCCATAAAGTTTTATCTGAAGCGTCAGTCAAACCCATTGTAACTTACCGACGCAAAAAAGATTTCCAAAGATATGAGCGCCCAATTCCTGGTGATAGAGTCCAGATGGACACCTGTAAAATAGCACCTGGAATTTATCAGTACACAGCTATTGATGACTGCTCTCGCTATCGGGTTCTGAGGTGCTACTCACGGCGCACAGCAGCAAATACAGTCGATTTTATTGATTGTGTCGTGGAAGAGATGCCATTTCCTATCCAGCGTATTCAGACGGACAGAGGGCGTGAATTCTTTGCTGAGAAAGTCCAGAAAAAACTCATGATTTATGGAATCAAGTTTCGCCCAAATAAACCTGGCTCACCTCACTTGAATGGCAAAGTTGAACGCTCTCAGAAAACAGATAAAAGTGAGTTCTATCCGACCATAGATGTCTCCGTGGGGCTGGAAGAGCTGGATCTGTTACTAGCTGAATGGCAACACTACTACAACTGGGAACGCCCCCACAGCTCGTTAAATGGGCTAACCCCGATAGACAGGATTACTGAGATATCTGATCAAACTCCTTTGTCTGAAGAGGTATCTCAGCACTACCAGATCGAGAAAGAGCGGTTTCAAGAGCAGAATTACAAGCTTGATCTTCAGCTAAGAAAATTGAAACCATCTCTATGA
- a CDS encoding AlpA family transcriptional regulator, translated as MRFIRMKQVMEMTSLSRSSINRYIKEERFPRCVPLGCRAAVWLESEVQDWMRDVLGRRNENVLYGYDMD; from the coding sequence ATGCGATTTATCAGGATGAAGCAAGTGATGGAAATGACGAGTTTGAGTCGCTCTTCTATCAATCGTTATATCAAAGAAGAACGTTTCCCAAGATGTGTTCCGTTGGGCTGTCGAGCTGCGGTTTGGCTTGAAAGCGAAGTGCAAGATTGGATGCGCGATGTACTAGGGCGCCGTAATGAAAATGTTTTGTATGGCTATGATATGGACTGA
- a CDS encoding NYN domain-containing protein: MKKKNFNIAVYIDMENIAASDFQLEEVMNSFLSADDEYNCIFTIKSAYGNQATAKKSLKAQILEHNFNIIDTPKIGKEKNRADLLLSLDAFESLHLDNPRVDRYCFMTTDSDFTVIADKLRKFGREVWLVCKKSDKDRAIIAKSFDNLLFVEDFLPKKDISVVGNLDKLFMSAVRNMNQSKLPSNVSIANDRMKALDPSFQVNNTEFKTFMNFINHMEQKGYVKLESLPTGENRITEICV, translated from the coding sequence ATGAAAAAGAAAAACTTTAATATCGCTGTTTACATTGATATGGAAAACATAGCTGCTAGCGACTTTCAGCTTGAAGAAGTAATGAATTCTTTCCTCAGCGCTGACGACGAGTACAACTGTATATTCACAATTAAGTCGGCTTATGGGAACCAAGCGACAGCAAAGAAATCACTGAAAGCTCAAATCTTAGAGCATAATTTCAATATTATTGACACGCCCAAAATTGGTAAAGAGAAGAACAGAGCGGATTTGTTACTCAGCTTGGATGCCTTTGAAAGTCTGCACCTTGATAACCCGAGAGTTGATAGATATTGCTTTATGACCACAGATTCTGACTTTACTGTAATTGCAGATAAACTGAGAAAGTTCGGTAGAGAAGTATGGTTAGTCTGCAAAAAATCCGACAAAGATAGAGCGATTATCGCTAAGTCATTCGACAACTTATTGTTCGTCGAAGATTTCCTTCCAAAGAAAGATATTTCTGTAGTGGGCAACCTTGATAAGCTTTTTATGAGCGCCGTCAGGAATATGAACCAGAGCAAACTTCCAAGCAACGTTTCCATTGCTAATGACAGGATGAAAGCTCTAGACCCAAGTTTTCAAGTGAATAATACGGAATTCAAAACCTTCATGAATTTCATCAATCACATGGAGCAAAAAGGCTACGTCAAACTAGAAAGCCTTCCCACTGGTGAAAATCGTATTACTGAAATCTGCGTGTAG
- a CDS encoding DUF2787 family protein — MSLPILHNDVLPLSNELKVRLCASLELCAVPKEAKRIALNFRDTQYYQTGNGSHPIEVHLARDTIESPWHIAVMASFAYPDEHSTQMEVQLYFNFCHGWFYQPDIERCDLDQPQVIELFQSWDKAFVKLLNNKGFNQLTLTVLKTLLP; from the coding sequence ATGAGCTTGCCAATTTTGCATAACGACGTATTGCCATTATCGAACGAGCTTAAAGTAAGACTTTGCGCTTCACTTGAATTGTGTGCAGTTCCCAAAGAAGCAAAACGTATCGCTCTTAATTTTCGGGATACTCAGTACTATCAAACCGGTAATGGGTCTCACCCTATCGAGGTTCATCTGGCCAGAGATACCATTGAGAGCCCTTGGCACATCGCGGTCATGGCGAGCTTTGCCTATCCAGATGAGCACAGTACACAAATGGAAGTCCAGCTCTACTTCAACTTTTGTCATGGCTGGTTTTATCAACCAGACATTGAACGCTGTGATCTCGACCAGCCACAAGTCATTGAGCTATTTCAGTCTTGGGACAAAGCCTTTGTGAAGTTACTAAATAACAAAGGCTTCAACCAACTCACTCTTACCGTTCTTAAAACGCTTTTGCCTTAA
- a CDS encoding DUF2787 domain-containing protein: protein MSVTTTTQPPLTFANTALRVSDKLLNALITTVSNKNISEARTVTVNFRDTSYTADTGGFHPVEICFTKVNGNHCHLLYITDFSFSGGHYPELARDLDFDIGNNAFFARYSGWQCLDSDDVREMYTLWERNFLAYLDMGSFDEIKVECF from the coding sequence ATGTCTGTAACAACGACCACACAACCCCCATTAACCTTTGCCAATACCGCTCTAAGGGTTTCAGATAAGTTACTTAATGCACTAATAACAACAGTGTCAAACAAGAATATATCTGAGGCAAGAACCGTCACTGTTAACTTTAGAGATACCAGTTACACGGCCGATACTGGTGGATTTCATCCAGTTGAAATTTGCTTTACTAAAGTTAACGGCAATCATTGCCACCTACTTTACATCACAGACTTCAGCTTCTCCGGAGGCCACTACCCCGAACTTGCTCGTGATTTGGATTTTGATATCGGTAACAATGCGTTCTTTGCTCGCTACTCGGGCTGGCAATGCCTTGATAGCGACGATGTACGTGAGATGTATACGCTTTGGGAAAGAAATTTTCTAGCTTATCTGGATATGGGAAGCTTTGATGAAATAAAAGTTGAGTGCTTTTAA
- a CDS encoding helix-turn-helix transcriptional regulator yields the protein MKLISLVQVKNITGLGKTNIYRLMKDRKFPQNINVGSRTRRWLESEVLQWVKVKRGERLMLCSVIVNPHKEIIDKVFN from the coding sequence ATGAAGTTAATAAGTTTGGTTCAAGTTAAAAATATTACCGGTCTTGGTAAAACTAATATATATAGACTCATGAAAGATAGAAAGTTTCCTCAAAATATCAATGTGGGGAGTAGAACCCGGCGTTGGTTGGAAAGTGAAGTGCTTCAATGGGTAAAAGTAAAGCGGGGTGAGAGGTTGATGTTGTGCTCCGTTATAGTTAATCCACATAAAGAAATTATTGATAAGGTTTTTAATTAA
- a CDS encoding inovirus Gp2 family protein, giving the protein MYYEIYKYSKYLGLSVNSNHDFNEVYLRSVHKVLSSALNEHPRTLMFHVVLRYPENQLGGIEGSISRFINSFREKIKADCERKTRLHKNVHRTSIRYVWCREYSESMKEHFHVFFLLNNDTYFRLGNYFSPKEGHLTWMVNTAWASAINISWENMPGLVEFAGCKTINARRIASSHVKERDGVLRDSFESAFHWMSYLCKVATKAYGDSVRNFGCSRN; this is encoded by the coding sequence ATGTATTATGAGATTTACAAATATTCAAAATATCTAGGGTTAAGTGTTAATAGTAACCATGACTTTAATGAAGTTTATCTTCGTTCTGTTCATAAGGTTTTATCAAGTGCGTTAAATGAGCACCCTAGAACTTTGATGTTTCATGTTGTGCTTCGTTATCCGGAAAATCAGCTTGGTGGGATAGAGGGAAGTATTAGCCGTTTTATCAACTCATTCAGAGAGAAGATAAAAGCTGACTGTGAACGAAAGACCAGGTTACACAAGAATGTCCATCGTACAAGTATTAGGTATGTCTGGTGCAGAGAGTACAGTGAGTCGATGAAGGAACACTTTCATGTCTTTTTTCTACTCAATAACGATACTTACTTCAGATTAGGAAATTATTTTTCACCAAAGGAGGGACATTTGACATGGATGGTGAATACGGCATGGGCAAGTGCTATTAATATATCATGGGAGAATATGCCTGGTCTCGTAGAGTTTGCAGGCTGCAAAACGATTAACGCTAGAAGAATTGCATCTAGTCACGTCAAGGAACGTGATGGGGTTCTTCGAGATTCATTTGAATCCGCGTTTCATTGGATGAGCTACCTTTGTAAAGTCGCAACTAAAGCTTATGGAGATAGTGTTAGAAACTTTGGCTGTAGTCGAAACTAA
- a CDS encoding helix-turn-helix transcriptional regulator, whose translation MDQGDWLNVRQVMSRVALGRTCIYKLMEFQQFPRQVRVGAKSVKWRARDIDAWMRQKIRNR comes from the coding sequence ATGGACCAGGGAGATTGGCTCAATGTTCGTCAGGTAATGAGTCGTGTTGCCTTAGGGCGAACCTGTATCTACAAGCTTATGGAATTTCAACAATTTCCTCGCCAAGTACGTGTAGGGGCTAAGTCGGTAAAATGGAGAGCTCGGGATATTGACGCTTGGATGAGGCAAAAAATTCGAAATCGTTAA
- a CDS encoding YfjI family protein, producing MNHYRYQFPIDGGYSPRVEHSKLITNAFNEAKTITQAPDPMVYLATISAASVALQGGIDVELPTGKVAPVSLMSLIIAESGERKSSLENLLTKGIKSFHKESTGRFNDKVKEYSIREMLFEKRKNQIEKSFNMEDEGAVEEMVHALLEHENDAPKKPKLKSLSFEDSTVEALLSGLSEHIPNAYLGSSEGGVLLNSRLMSHTASLNAIWSGDEVTVSRKTAGSFTVEDARLTINIMTQWSALERFFKRGKDDVRGNGFLSRFLVCAPESNCGFRQSYGVEYSLEDLSVFNERLSKLLTQASELPDYTSRQIVRFSNEAKQVWIDIANDIEFKMAPEGVFEHVKDHASKLPENIARLAAIIHSFDDLPEEDISKAALLEAVDLMAYFSGEFIKVFAMQPKYKQDAENLYYWFNEQANMGVRYVKRDKLLQFGPDGTRNKKSLDLALEYLKVKEPFGEILFKKTKVIDLFPNNLYDESKLREDLLFDVVH from the coding sequence GTGAATCACTATAGATATCAATTTCCAATCGATGGGGGGTACAGCCCAAGAGTCGAACATTCAAAGTTGATAACAAATGCGTTTAATGAGGCCAAAACAATCACTCAAGCGCCAGACCCAATGGTTTACTTAGCAACAATCAGTGCAGCGTCTGTTGCTCTACAAGGGGGTATAGATGTAGAGCTGCCAACAGGAAAGGTGGCACCAGTTTCTTTGATGTCATTAATTATTGCGGAATCAGGAGAGCGGAAGTCATCACTAGAAAATTTACTTACTAAGGGGATTAAATCCTTTCATAAGGAATCTACCGGGCGATTTAACGATAAAGTGAAGGAGTACAGTATTAGGGAAATGCTGTTCGAGAAGAGAAAAAATCAGATCGAAAAATCTTTCAACATGGAAGATGAAGGTGCAGTGGAGGAAATGGTCCATGCCTTACTTGAACATGAAAACGATGCTCCGAAGAAGCCGAAGCTAAAAAGTCTGAGTTTTGAAGACAGCACTGTTGAGGCGTTATTGAGTGGTTTGAGTGAACACATTCCTAATGCTTACCTTGGCTCTAGCGAAGGTGGAGTGCTGCTAAACAGCCGATTAATGTCTCATACAGCAAGCCTCAATGCTATATGGAGCGGCGATGAAGTTACGGTAAGTAGAAAAACAGCAGGCTCATTTACGGTAGAAGATGCTCGACTTACGATTAATATCATGACGCAATGGAGCGCGTTAGAGCGCTTCTTTAAGAGAGGCAAGGATGATGTTCGTGGTAATGGTTTTTTGTCTAGATTTCTCGTTTGCGCCCCAGAGTCTAATTGTGGTTTTAGACAATCCTATGGAGTTGAGTACTCGCTGGAAGATCTCTCAGTCTTCAACGAAAGGTTGAGTAAATTACTAACCCAAGCATCAGAGTTGCCGGATTACACTTCGAGACAGATTGTTCGGTTCTCAAATGAAGCAAAACAAGTTTGGATTGATATTGCGAATGATATTGAGTTTAAAATGGCACCAGAAGGCGTTTTTGAACATGTAAAAGATCATGCTTCTAAGCTACCTGAGAATATAGCTCGTCTAGCAGCAATAATTCATAGTTTTGATGACTTGCCAGAAGAAGATATCTCCAAAGCAGCTTTACTTGAGGCTGTTGATCTTATGGCATATTTTTCTGGCGAGTTTATTAAGGTTTTCGCAATGCAGCCTAAATACAAACAGGACGCAGAGAACTTATATTACTGGTTTAATGAGCAAGCTAATATGGGTGTCAGATATGTAAAAAGAGATAAATTGCTTCAATTTGGCCCGGATGGAACAAGAAATAAGAAATCACTTGATCTTGCTCTGGAGTATCTTAAAGTCAAAGAGCCATTTGGTGAGATCTTATTCAAGAAAACCAAGGTTATTGATTTGTTTCCTAATAACTTGTATGACGAAAGTAAACTTAGAGAAGATTTGCTATTTGATGTTGTTCATTAG